The following are encoded together in the Mesoterricola sediminis genome:
- a CDS encoding ABC transporter permease: MMGLLAIAERELRKFFHAPLLLFVALLGPLVQLLLMGHAFGGRIVHCPVGLVDLDHGSQAVRLRTALQSVATNGGALRLVEVGDETSARRAVASGRLKAAVIIPARFTARSLKGGGPVLGLVVDNTDAFVSGALGQTMQDVVAALNAPAFPPRLGSQVTLESVEVFPYVRYIQFLLPGILALAIFLSVMFGGGMLYNEDRIRGVHEGFLVTPIRSLDLVGGMVLAGTVKATICGLLVALLGSAMAGLPILQHPVACAWLAVLVVTAGFAFNALMFLLMGRIHDPMTPKVLAGLLNTLLFFPSGAIYPLEAFPGWLRAMAAVNPMTYAVHGFRALLLRHVGAAEVGGDILVLALIGTVALAVTARTFRRTL, encoded by the coding sequence ATGATGGGGCTGCTCGCCATCGCGGAGCGCGAGCTCCGCAAGTTCTTCCATGCCCCGCTGCTCCTGTTCGTGGCGCTGCTGGGGCCGCTCGTCCAGCTCCTGCTCATGGGCCACGCCTTCGGCGGGAGGATCGTGCATTGCCCCGTCGGCCTGGTCGACCTGGACCACGGGAGCCAGGCCGTGCGGCTCCGGACCGCCCTGCAGTCGGTGGCGACGAACGGGGGCGCCCTCCGGCTCGTGGAGGTGGGGGACGAAACCTCGGCCCGGCGGGCAGTGGCCTCGGGCAGGCTGAAGGCGGCCGTCATCATCCCGGCCCGGTTCACCGCGCGCAGCCTGAAGGGGGGAGGCCCGGTCCTCGGGCTCGTGGTCGACAACACCGACGCCTTCGTGAGCGGCGCCCTGGGCCAGACGATGCAGGACGTGGTCGCGGCCCTGAACGCACCGGCCTTCCCGCCCCGGCTGGGGTCCCAGGTCACCCTCGAAAGCGTGGAGGTCTTTCCCTATGTCCGCTACATCCAGTTCCTGCTCCCCGGCATCCTCGCGCTGGCCATCTTCCTGTCCGTCATGTTCGGGGGCGGCATGCTCTACAACGAGGACCGCATCCGGGGCGTGCACGAGGGTTTCCTCGTCACGCCCATCCGGAGCCTCGACCTGGTCGGGGGGATGGTGCTGGCCGGCACCGTCAAGGCGACCATCTGCGGCCTGCTCGTCGCCCTCCTGGGTTCGGCCATGGCGGGCCTGCCGATCCTCCAGCATCCCGTCGCATGCGCGTGGCTGGCCGTCCTGGTCGTGACCGCGGGCTTCGCCTTCAATGCCCTCATGTTCCTGCTGATGGGCCGCATCCATGACCCCATGACGCCCAAGGTCCTGGCGGGGCTGCTCAACACCCTCCTCTTCTTCCCCAGCGGGGCGATCTACCCCCTGGAAGCCTTTCCGGGCTGGCTTCGGGCCATGGCGGCCGTCAACCCCATGACCTACGCCGTCCACGGCTTCCGGGCCCTCCTGCTGCGCCACGTCGGGGCGGCGGAGGTCGGGGGGGATATCCTGGTCCTGGCCCTGATCGGAACGGTCGCCCTGGCCGTCACGGCGCGCACGTTCCGCCGGACCCTGTAG
- a CDS encoding ABC transporter ATP-binding protein, with product MSRVEAGSIQVERVVKRFGDFEAVRGVSFGVGSGEVLGLLGPNGAGKSTLIRMMTALLPITEGEVVIGGCSVRTDPDGVRRRIGVLPQAMTSDTDLTVEENLSIYAKLYGLEAPRRRRSMEELLEAVDLVHKRKAMVRTLSGGMRRRLEIARGLIHSPRVFFLDEPTTGLDPVSRVRVWDLLKRLNREHGITMLLSTHHMDEADALCGRIAIVDQGTLVALDTSENLKRSVPGGRVGEEVSPGRKPTTLDDVFVHFTGHVISGKDPGGSGAGPEEEA from the coding sequence ATGAGCCGCGTCGAGGCCGGTTCCATCCAGGTCGAGCGGGTCGTGAAGCGGTTCGGGGATTTCGAGGCCGTCAGGGGCGTGAGCTTCGGGGTGGGCTCCGGGGAGGTGCTGGGGCTGCTCGGCCCCAACGGCGCCGGCAAGAGCACCCTGATCCGGATGATGACGGCCCTCCTTCCGATCACGGAAGGGGAGGTGGTGATCGGCGGATGCAGCGTCCGCACGGATCCGGACGGGGTCCGGCGGCGCATCGGGGTGCTGCCCCAGGCCATGACCAGCGACACGGATCTCACGGTGGAGGAGAACCTCTCCATCTACGCCAAGCTGTACGGGCTCGAGGCCCCCCGGCGGAGGCGGAGCATGGAGGAGCTGCTGGAGGCGGTGGACCTGGTGCACAAGCGCAAGGCCATGGTGAGGACCCTTTCGGGTGGCATGCGCCGACGCCTGGAGATCGCCCGGGGGCTCATCCACAGTCCCCGGGTGTTCTTCCTGGACGAGCCCACGACGGGGCTGGACCCCGTCTCCCGCGTGAGGGTGTGGGACCTCCTGAAGCGCCTGAACCGGGAGCACGGCATCACCATGCTCCTCAGCACGCACCACATGGACGAGGCGGACGCCCTCTGCGGCCGCATCGCCATCGTGGACCAGGGAACCCTGGTGGCGCTGGACACGTCCGAGAACCTGAAGCGGTCGGTTCCCGGGGGGAGGGTGGGGGAGGAGGTCTCCCCCGGCAGGAAACCGACGACGCTGGACGACGTGTTCGTGCACTTCACCGGCCACGTCATCTCCGGGAAGGACCCGGGCGGGTCCGGTGCAGGCCCGGAGGAGGAGGCATGA
- a CDS encoding HlyD family secretion protein produces the protein MNLPGNRKRLLGISGALGALALGASAYGTFHLPDLRVTGTLDAHQVLVSPQVPGRVERLLVAEGQDVRAGDLLAVLEGGELAAAHDASRAQAGSLESQVLAARASALGTLGEVASGVASAQATLDMATASLAEAAANRTRQEGQTQRTITLTRMGAMSLQDQETAQQNLEALRARERAAEKAVEQAKAGLRTAQARAYQARAARQTVASMEQQLRSAQALAAESGTRLGYTKLVAPVTGRVATVVAREGEGVASGAPVVVLTDLAETWVWVGLPETEADRVAVHDVLKVRMPGGTQVEGRVIAKAAEADFATQRDVGAGKRDIRCIRLKLRVPNPGGRFVPGMTAEVTIPAAMRRPS, from the coding sequence ATGAATCTGCCTGGCAACAGGAAACGTCTGCTTGGAATCTCCGGCGCCCTGGGCGCGCTGGCCCTGGGCGCGAGCGCCTACGGAACCTTCCACCTCCCGGATCTGCGGGTGACCGGCACGCTGGACGCGCACCAGGTGCTGGTGAGCCCCCAGGTTCCGGGCCGCGTCGAGCGGCTCCTGGTGGCGGAAGGCCAGGATGTCCGGGCGGGGGACCTGCTCGCCGTGCTGGAGGGGGGGGAACTCGCCGCGGCGCACGACGCCAGCCGGGCCCAGGCCGGAAGCCTGGAAAGCCAGGTGCTCGCCGCCCGGGCTTCGGCCCTGGGCACCCTGGGGGAGGTGGCCAGCGGGGTCGCCAGCGCCCAGGCGACCCTGGACATGGCCACGGCCTCCCTCGCGGAGGCCGCGGCGAACCGCACGCGCCAGGAAGGGCAGACGCAGCGGACGATCACGCTCACCCGCATGGGCGCCATGTCCCTCCAGGACCAGGAGACCGCCCAGCAGAATCTGGAGGCCCTGCGGGCCCGGGAACGCGCCGCGGAAAAGGCGGTCGAACAGGCCAAGGCCGGCCTCCGGACCGCCCAGGCGCGGGCGTACCAGGCTCGGGCCGCCCGCCAAACGGTGGCCTCCATGGAGCAGCAGCTCCGGTCCGCCCAGGCCCTCGCCGCCGAATCCGGAACCCGGCTGGGCTACACGAAGCTCGTCGCGCCGGTCACCGGGCGCGTCGCCACGGTCGTGGCCCGGGAGGGGGAGGGGGTGGCCTCCGGCGCCCCCGTGGTGGTGCTCACGGATCTCGCCGAGACCTGGGTCTGGGTCGGGCTTCCGGAGACCGAGGCCGACCGGGTGGCGGTCCACGATGTGCTGAAGGTCCGCATGCCCGGGGGGACCCAGGTCGAAGGCCGGGTGATCGCGAAGGCGGCGGAGGCGGATTTCGCGACCCAGCGGGATGTGGGCGCCGGGAAGCGGGACATCCGCTGCATCCGCCTGAAGCTGCGCGTCCCGAATCCGGGTGGACGCTTCGTGCCCGGGATGACGGCGGAGGTCACGATCCCCGCCGCCATGCGGAGGCCGTCATGA